GTCGAGCAAGTTCGCGAATGATGGTGTTACCGAGGAGGCCCGTCGCACCGGTGACGAGGATCCGCATATCGATCTCAATATTCGAGGACGAAAGCCGACTCGCGGGCTAGCTTTCGATTCTTTTTTAATGTTGATTTAAATTCCCTTGCCAGGGCATCCAATTAGCCAAGATCGAGGAAATCCGTTTGGAAACGTAGCAGGATTCCACCTTGGCTACCATGTGAACCGGACGAGGTGAATTGACAAGGTACCCACCCGTTGACCAACCTGTCTGCTGATCGATTTTCAGCGGATTGACTCCAGCATCCCCGTTCGGCGTACTTTCGCCCGAACACGGCTCCCGCAGAGCCTTCACTTGGGATTGCTGTCGGTGTCCAAGGATAGGGCCGAGTCCAACCATTTGGCACCGATGCCGATCCGCTTGTCCAAGAAACGAGATTGAACTGCATGTCGCGAGACAAGCTGGATATTATTCGCAAGTCTGCCCCAAGTGTTCTGCCAAGCTTATTGCTGTGTGATTTCGGCGATCTGAAAGGTGAAATCGCACGCTTGGAAGACGCCGGTTCAGAAGTTCTGCACCTGGACGTCATGGACGGAAACTTCGTTGGCAACCTGACCTATGGGATGCCGATTGTCGAAGGAATCCGTCGGCATAGTGACTTGCCAATGGATGTCCATTTGATGATCACGGATCCGTTGTCATACGCCAAACCAATGGTGGATGCGGGCGCGGACCTACTGACGTTTCATGTCGAAGCCGTCGAGGATGCTGCCGCTGTCGCAGCAAGCATCAAAGATCTCGATGTTGGCGTCGGTGTCGCATTAAACCCTGACACCCCATTGAGTGCGATCGAGTCCTGCCTCGATATCGTGGACATGGTTCTAGTGATGAGCGTCAAAGCAGGCTTTGGCGGTCAAAAGTTCAATCCGATTGCACTTGAGAAGCTTCGTTCACTGAAATCGTCTCATCCCGATCTGCTACTGGAAATTGACGGTGGCATCGATGGCGAGACAATCGGCCCGGCTCGCGCAGCTGGCTGCGATCTGTTTGTGGTTGGGTCTGCAATATTCAAGAAAGACGACTACAAGTCTGCGATCTCGCTTTTAGACGCTGCGATCGACGGAGCCGTCTCATGAGCCGAACCGCAACGATGACTCGTGTCTTGCTGATTCGGCCAGGCGCGACAGATTTTGATGAACAGGGTCGCATGAAGGGCTGCCTCGACATGCCATTGAGCTCTCGTGGCGACGAGCAGGTCAATGCGCTCACCGAACAGCTTGCCCACTTTGATCTGCGGACGATCTATTACGCGCCTTGCGAAAGTGCATCGGAGACCGCTCGACGACTTTCCAAGCGTTTGGTTCGCCAAGGCTGTGACACGAAAGTCAAAATGGTCGAAGCATTTCGCAACCTGGATCATGGGCTGTGGCATGGCAAACTGATCGACGAAGTTCGACGAAATCATCCTCGCGTATATCGCTTGGGTATCGAAC
This is a stretch of genomic DNA from Stieleria sp. JC731. It encodes these proteins:
- the rpe gene encoding ribulose-phosphate 3-epimerase yields the protein MSRDKLDIIRKSAPSVLPSLLLCDFGDLKGEIARLEDAGSEVLHLDVMDGNFVGNLTYGMPIVEGIRRHSDLPMDVHLMITDPLSYAKPMVDAGADLLTFHVEAVEDAAAVAASIKDLDVGVGVALNPDTPLSAIESCLDIVDMVLVMSVKAGFGGQKFNPIALEKLRSLKSSHPDLLLEIDGGIDGETIGPARAAGCDLFVVGSAIFKKDDYKSAISLLDAAIDGAVS
- a CDS encoding histidine phosphatase family protein, with the translated sequence MSRTATMTRVLLIRPGATDFDEQGRMKGCLDMPLSSRGDEQVNALTEQLAHFDLRTIYYAPCESASETARRLSKRLVRQGCDTKVKMVEAFRNLDHGLWHGKLIDEVRRNHPRVYRLGIEHPEVFCAPGGEPLGDARTRISKAIRKCTKKARDGVIGLIIPEPLASVAENILNGEELKSLWKHETDSANWTLIETEI